A portion of the Pseudomonas protegens CHA0 genome contains these proteins:
- a CDS encoding TIGR02444 family protein gives MSPDLWSFALKTYALPGVQEACLQLQDGGANVCLLLCGAWLGQRGVDCDKQRLQALEELAAPWYQEVVEPLRKLRIEWRAAAASDVQLSTLREQLKALELDAERQLLLRLQEGARKWPEAQARSLNDWLEGLAAEAAVRNRNALQVLRIAVAGA, from the coding sequence ATGTCCCCTGACCTGTGGAGCTTTGCCCTGAAGACCTACGCCCTGCCCGGTGTGCAGGAGGCCTGCCTGCAGCTGCAGGATGGCGGGGCCAATGTCTGTCTGCTGCTCTGTGGCGCCTGGCTTGGCCAAAGGGGGGTCGACTGCGATAAGCAGCGCCTGCAAGCGCTCGAAGAGTTGGCTGCGCCCTGGTATCAGGAGGTGGTCGAACCCCTGCGCAAACTGCGGATTGAGTGGCGAGCCGCCGCGGCCAGCGACGTGCAACTGAGCACCTTGCGCGAACAACTCAAGGCCCTGGAGCTGGATGCCGAACGGCAGTTGCTGCTGCGTCTGCAGGAAGGGGCACGAAAGTGGCCCGAAGCTCAGGCCCGGAGCCTGAATGACTGGCTGGAAGGACTGGCGGCCGAAGCCGCCGTCCGGAACCGCAATGCGCTGCAGGTACTGCGCATCGCGGTGGCCGGCGCTTAG
- a CDS encoding mechanosensitive ion channel family protein, whose product MEALQLPLPAQWIGPLWIGVQILLILLAGYLAQRFVARGLTRLGERYPFPPQLLMPLRGGLRWLIMGSAVIFVLERLGVSATVLWTALSGFVAVAAVAFFAMWSVLSNLLCAILIFTVGPFRLGDVVELVDTVDKPGVKGRVVAINLLYTTLIEAEEAGTGSAMVQVPNSLFFQRSVRRWRGTDVLPVGSGEK is encoded by the coding sequence ATGGAGGCGCTGCAATTACCGTTGCCGGCCCAGTGGATCGGCCCGTTGTGGATTGGCGTGCAGATCCTGCTGATCCTCCTGGCGGGCTACCTGGCCCAGCGCTTCGTGGCCCGTGGCCTGACCCGCCTGGGCGAGCGCTACCCGTTCCCGCCGCAGTTGCTGATGCCCCTGCGGGGCGGCCTGCGCTGGCTGATCATGGGCAGCGCGGTGATCTTCGTGCTGGAGCGGCTGGGGGTTTCCGCCACGGTGCTGTGGACCGCCCTTTCAGGCTTCGTCGCCGTGGCGGCGGTGGCCTTCTTCGCCATGTGGAGCGTGCTCTCCAACCTGCTCTGCGCGATCCTGATCTTCACGGTTGGTCCGTTCCGCCTGGGTGACGTGGTGGAGCTGGTGGACACCGTCGACAAGCCTGGGGTCAAGGGCCGGGTCGTGGCGATCAACCTGCTGTACACCACCCTGATCGAAGCCGAGGAAGCCGGCACCGGCAGCGCCATGGTCCAGGTGCCCAACAGCCTGTTCTTCCAGCGCTCGGTGCGCCGCTGGCGTGGCACTGATGTGCTGCCCGTGGGCAGCGGCGAAAAGTAA
- a CDS encoding ATP-binding cassette domain-containing protein: MIRLQNLTLQRGPQRLLEDAELTLHAGQKAGLIGANGAGKSSLFALLRGELHPDSGDCFLPADWRIAHMRQEVDTLERLAVDYVLDGDLRLRQVQRDLAAAEAAQDGAAQARLHAELDSADGYTADARARKLLAGLGFTNEQMDRQVGDFSGGWRMRLNLAQALMCPSDLLLLDEPTNHLDLDAIIWLEEWLKGYPGTLLLISHDRDFLDAVVDHVAHVDQRKITLYRGGYSAFERARAERLAQQQQAYEKQQAQRAHMESYIARFKAQATKARQAQSRIKALERMEELSAAHVDSPFDFTFRESTKISSPLIDLSDARLGYGERAVLEKVKLQLTPGARIGLLGPNGAGKSTLIKNLSGELQPLSGRLTRGENTVVGYFAQHQLDSLDSKASPLLHLQRLAPTEREQTLRDFLGGFDFRGARIDEPVLNFSGGEKARLALALIAWERPNLLLLDEPTNHLDLEMRLALTMALQEFSGAVLVVSHDRHLLKSTTDNFFLVADGKVEEFDGDLDDYTRWLVDYRQRNAPVSNTPVNPDKTDKKAQRQAAAALRQQLAPHKREADKLEAELGKVHERLAKIEASLGDSGLYEAARKDELRDLLAEQAKLKTRESELEEAWMEALELLESMQAELEALS, translated from the coding sequence ATGATTCGACTTCAGAACCTGACTTTACAGCGTGGCCCGCAACGTCTGCTAGAAGACGCCGAGCTAACCCTGCACGCCGGCCAGAAAGCCGGCCTGATCGGTGCCAACGGCGCCGGCAAATCCAGCCTCTTTGCCTTGCTGCGCGGTGAGCTGCACCCGGACTCGGGTGACTGCTTCCTGCCGGCCGACTGGCGCATCGCCCACATGCGCCAGGAGGTCGATACCCTCGAGCGCCTGGCGGTGGACTATGTGCTCGACGGCGACTTGCGCCTGCGCCAGGTGCAGCGTGACCTGGCCGCTGCAGAAGCGGCCCAGGACGGCGCCGCGCAAGCGCGCTTGCATGCCGAGCTGGACAGCGCCGACGGTTACACCGCCGACGCGCGGGCGCGCAAGCTGCTGGCTGGCCTGGGTTTCACCAACGAGCAGATGGACCGTCAGGTCGGCGACTTCTCCGGGGGCTGGCGGATGCGCCTGAACCTGGCGCAGGCGCTGATGTGTCCCTCGGACCTGCTGCTGCTCGACGAACCTACCAACCACTTGGATCTCGACGCCATCATCTGGCTCGAAGAGTGGCTCAAGGGTTACCCCGGCACCTTGCTCCTGATCTCTCACGACCGGGACTTCCTTGATGCCGTGGTCGATCACGTGGCCCACGTCGACCAGCGCAAGATCACCCTCTATCGCGGTGGCTACAGCGCCTTCGAACGCGCCCGTGCCGAGCGTCTGGCCCAGCAGCAGCAAGCCTACGAGAAGCAGCAGGCGCAGCGCGCGCACATGGAAAGCTACATCGCCCGCTTCAAGGCCCAGGCCACCAAGGCCCGGCAGGCACAGAGCCGGATCAAGGCCCTGGAGCGCATGGAGGAGCTGTCGGCGGCACACGTCGATTCGCCCTTCGATTTCACCTTCCGTGAGTCGACGAAGATCTCCAGCCCGCTGATCGACCTCTCCGATGCCCGCCTGGGCTATGGCGAGCGTGCGGTCCTGGAGAAGGTCAAGCTGCAGCTGACTCCGGGCGCGCGGATCGGCCTGCTGGGGCCCAACGGCGCCGGCAAGTCGACCCTGATCAAGAACCTCTCCGGCGAACTCCAGCCGCTGTCCGGGCGCCTGACCCGGGGCGAGAACACCGTTGTCGGTTACTTCGCCCAGCATCAGCTCGATTCCCTGGACTCCAAGGCCAGCCCCTTGCTGCATCTGCAGCGCCTGGCGCCCACCGAGCGCGAGCAGACCCTGCGCGACTTCCTCGGCGGTTTCGACTTCCGCGGCGCACGGATCGACGAGCCGGTGCTGAACTTCTCCGGCGGTGAAAAAGCCCGTTTGGCCCTGGCCCTGATCGCCTGGGAGCGGCCCAACCTGTTGCTGCTCGACGAACCCACAAACCACCTGGACCTGGAGATGCGCCTGGCCCTGACCATGGCCCTGCAAGAGTTCAGTGGTGCGGTGCTGGTGGTCTCCCACGATCGCCATCTGCTCAAGAGCACCACCGACAACTTCTTCCTGGTGGCCGACGGCAAGGTCGAAGAGTTCGACGGCGACCTGGACGACTACACCCGTTGGCTGGTGGATTACCGCCAGCGCAATGCCCCGGTCAGCAACACACCGGTGAACCCGGACAAGACCGACAAGAAGGCCCAGCGCCAGGCCGCCGCGGCGTTGCGTCAGCAACTGGCACCGCACAAGCGCGAGGCCGACAAGCTGGAAGCCGAGTTGGGCAAGGTGCATGAGCGCCTGGCCAAGATCGAGGCCAGCCTGGGCGACAGCGGTTTGTACGAGGCTGCGCGCAAGGATGAGTTGCGGGATCTGCTGGCCGAGCAGGCCAAGCTCAAGACCCGTGAGTCCGAGCTGGAAGAAGCCTGGATGGAGGCCCTGGAACTGCTGGAAAGCATGCAGGCCGAGCTGGAGGCGCTGTCCTGA
- a CDS encoding AlgP family protein encodes MSANKKPVNTPLHLLQQLSGSLLEHLENACSQALADAEKLLAKLEKQRGKAQEKLHKSRTKLQDAAAAGKAKAQAKAKTAVKELEDLLDALKERQAQTRSYILQLKRDAQESLKLAQGVGRVKEAVGKALSSRDAKPAAVAAKKPAAKPAAKAPAKPVAKPAAKRPVAASAAKPVAAKTAAAKPAAKPAAKPVAGKAAAAKPVAAKPAAKPAAKPAAKPAAKPATKAAAAKPAAKPAAKPVAAKPAAKPAATKTAAAKPAAAKPAAKPAAKPAAAKAPAKPASKPAAAKPAAASAAKPAAKPAAAKPAAKPAAKPAAKKPAAKPAAAKPAVAKPTAPVAKPAAPAPAAAKPATPAPAASPAPAASAPAVPASAPASNPSSAS; translated from the coding sequence ATGTCGGCCAATAAGAAGCCTGTAAATACTCCGTTGCATTTGCTCCAACAGCTGTCGGGCAGCTTGCTCGAACATTTGGAAAACGCTTGTTCCCAAGCCTTGGCTGATGCTGAAAAACTGCTCGCCAAGCTGGAAAAACAACGGGGCAAGGCGCAGGAAAAACTGCACAAATCGCGCACCAAACTGCAGGACGCTGCGGCGGCCGGCAAGGCCAAGGCACAAGCCAAGGCGAAGACCGCGGTCAAGGAACTCGAAGACTTGCTGGACGCCCTGAAAGAGCGTCAGGCACAAACCCGCAGCTACATTCTGCAACTCAAGCGCGATGCCCAGGAGAGCCTGAAACTGGCTCAAGGCGTGGGTCGTGTGAAGGAAGCGGTAGGCAAGGCATTGAGCTCTCGTGATGCCAAGCCGGCAGCGGTAGCAGCTAAAAAACCAGCGGCCAAGCCTGCTGCCAAGGCACCGGCCAAACCTGTTGCCAAGCCGGCGGCGAAAAGACCTGTTGCTGCCAGTGCAGCCAAGCCCGTCGCGGCCAAAACCGCAGCCGCCAAGCCTGCTGCCAAACCAGCGGCCAAGCCTGTTGCCGGCAAAGCGGCGGCTGCCAAACCGGTAGCTGCCAAGCCAGCCGCCAAGCCAGCCGCCAAGCCCGCCGCCAAGCCCGCTGCGAAGCCTGCGACCAAAGCCGCTGCGGCCAAGCCAGCTGCTAAACCTGCCGCCAAGCCCGTAGCCGCCAAGCCAGCAGCGAAACCTGCTGCCACCAAGACCGCTGCGGCTAAACCGGCTGCCGCCAAACCGGCCGCTAAACCAGCAGCGAAACCCGCCGCTGCAAAAGCTCCGGCCAAACCCGCGAGCAAACCTGCAGCTGCCAAGCCAGCCGCGGCATCGGCGGCCAAGCCTGCCGCCAAGCCTGCTGCCGCCAAACCCGCAGCAAAACCCGCTGCCAAGCCGGCCGCGAAAAAGCCTGCTGCCAAGCCCGCAGCCGCCAAGCCTGCTGTAGCCAAGCCAACTGCTCCAGTTGCCAAACCTGCAGCTCCCGCGCCCGCAGCGGCCAAGCCTGCAACTCCTGCTCCGGCTGCCTCGCCGGCACCAGCTGCAAGTGCACCTGCTGTTCCTGCGTCGGCTCCAGCCAGCAACCCTTCCAGCGCTTCCTAA